A window of Enterobacter ludwigii genomic DNA:
ATCTGGTCGCAGGCATCGCCTGACTGGAAATTTAGCGATGCAGCCTTTAACGCCAGCGCCAAATCCCTTGATAACCCGGATCACGTCGCAGTGACGCTCAGCAACTATCGCTGGCGTTTAGGGCTGGAAAAAGGGGAGCGTAAATACGACAGCTACGAGCAAAAACTGGCGACTTTGCCGAATATTACCGTCCCGACCATTACCATTGAAGGCGGAAATAACGGTGCGCCGCACCCGGCACCGCAGGCCTATGCAGGTAAATTTACCGGTAAATATGAGCACCGCACCTCCGGCGCAACCGTGGGGCACAACCCTCCTCAGGAAGATCCACAGGATTTCGTCAAGGCGGTTATCGACGCGGATAAGCTGTGATATGTGCTATTTTCAATACGTTACCCCTCAGTCAGGAGAGTTCGGTGGAGCATATTGATCATATCCTTGTCGTCGATGACGACAGGGATATTCGTGAACTGATTGTCGACTATCTCATTAAGTCCGGTTATCGCGCGACCGGTGCGGCAAACGGTAAAGAAATGCGTGCCGTGCTGGATAAACAGCATATCGACCTGGTAGTGCTGGATGTCATGATGCCCGGTGATGATGGACTCACCCTGTGTCGACAGCTTCGCAGCGGCAAACACAAAGATTTGCCCATCCTGATGCTGACGGCGCGCAGCGAAGAGACGGACAGGATCCTGGGACTGGAAATGGGGGCGGATGATTACGTTGTGAAGCCGTTTGTCGCCCGTGAGCTACTGGCACGTATCAAAGCAATTTTGCGGCGGTTTCGCACAATGCCGCCCAATTTACAGGTGACCGAGGCAGGACGACTGGTGATGTTTGGCGAATGGCAACTGGATACCGTCGCCCGCCACTTAATTGACCCGGAAGGGGTGATCGTGGCGCTCAGCGGGGCGGAGTATCGCCTGCTGCGCGTATTCCTCGACCATCCTCAACGTGTTCTCTCCCGGGATCAGTTACTCAACCTGACGCAAGGGCGAGACGCCGAACTGTTTGAACGTTCTATCGATTTGCTCGTAAGCCGGGTTCGCCAGCGTCTGAATGAAGATGCACGCACGCCTGCCTATATTAAAACCGTGCGCAGTGAAGGCTATGTTTTTACCATGCCCGTGACAATCAAAGAGGTTAATGAATGACGCTTTGGCCACGCTCACTGCTTGCCCGACTGCTGATCATTGTGCTTGCGGGTCTCTTGCTGGCCAACGCCCTGAGTATGACGCTGGTCATGGTTGAACGAATGCACAGTGCCCGCACGGTGATGCTCGGTAATCTGGAATACGATGTTGCAACCAGCGTGGCCATTTTAGACCGGTTACCCGCCAGTGAACGCGCGGCCTGGCTTCCGCGACTTGAACGGGGTAACTATCGTTATATCCTCGGTGCAGGTGAGCCTGGCGCCGCGCCGACGGATAAGCGTTCTCAGGATGCCATCCGAACGTTAAAAGAGACCCTCGCGGCTGACTATCCGCTCAGTTTTACCGCGGTTCCGGGTTCTGTTTCCCATATTCAGGCACATCTCACATTGCACGATGGCTCGCCGCTGACCATTGACCTGATCCCCCGAATGCCGCCGGTCGCAAGCTGGCTACCTGTTGTTCTCATCCTGCAACTTTTGCTCCTTGCTGCCTGCTCCTGGATCGCGGTGCGACAGGTGATACGGCCTTTTTCACAATTTACCCATGCGGTAGATACGCTGGATCCTTCGGCAAATGCTCCCATGAAAGAGAAGGGACCGGTTGAAGTACAACGAGCAGCGCATGCCTTCAATGCAATGCAGGCTCGCATCCAGTCCTATATCAAAGACCGCGCGCAGATCCTCGCCTCCATTTCTCACGATCTCCAGACTCCAATAACACGCATGAAACTGCGTGTCGAAATGGCTGAACAACCTGAGCTTCGCGACAAGCTATTAAATGACCTTGATAACATGTCGCGTCTGGTGCGGGAGGGGATTGCATATGCCCGTTCATCAGAATCACTGGAAGAGACGTCGCTGAAACTGGAGTTGAACGCGTGGGTGAATAGCATAGCGTGCGATTATCAGGACATCGGTAAAAACGTGCAGTTTCAGGCAAGCGAGGCTCGTTTACCCGTTGTTACGCGCCCGCAGGCGCTTCGTCGGGTGATGACTAATTTGCTGGATAACGCTCTGAAATTCGGCGAGCGTGCCGTCATCGCTATAGATGATTCGTCTACCGAAGAGGTGGTCATTCACATCATGGACGGTGGGCCGGGAATACCCGAGGCCGAGCTCGCGGCCGTGTTGCAGCCTTTTTATCGGGTTGAAACATCGCGCAACCGTGACACCGGCGGAACCGGGCTTGGTCTGGCTATTGCCGCGCAGCTCACCGCCCAACTCGAAGGAAAGCTGAAGCTGGAAAACCGTGCAGAGGGAGGGCTCGACGTCTCCATTGCACTGCCTCGACGCTAATTGTACGGCTTTGTATCTCTCAGGGAGACAGATACAGAGCCAGACAAAACCCCAGGTTTTACACATATCCTTAACACATCGGTACGATGAAATAGCCTCACTGCAGCGTTGCAGCATCTGTCATGTGAGGTCACTATGTTTCTGATAATCGCTTTTTTAGGTGGGATGATAAGCCTGCTCAGTCCATGTACGCTCCCGGTTATTCCGCTCCTGTTCGCCGGCTTTCAGGGGCAACGACGACATATTCTGGCGCTCTTTGCGGGGATGATCGTGATGTTCACCCTGGTGGCGATGGCCGTCACCGTCGCCAGCGAGTGGATTGCAGAGGCAACCATTATCGGGCGCTGGGTCGCGCTTGTCATTCTGGCTATCGCCGCACTGAGCTTAATCTCTCCGTCCTTTGCCCGGCGTATTGCGCAGCCTGCCGTCAGCGTGGGAAATGCCCTCAATACCCGAAG
This region includes:
- a CDS encoding two-component sensor histidine kinase, with the translated sequence MTLWPRSLLARLLIIVLAGLLLANALSMTLVMVERMHSARTVMLGNLEYDVATSVAILDRLPASERAAWLPRLERGNYRYILGAGEPGAAPTDKRSQDAIRTLKETLAADYPLSFTAVPGSVSHIQAHLTLHDGSPLTIDLIPRMPPVASWLPVVLILQLLLLAACSWIAVRQVIRPFSQFTHAVDTLDPSANAPMKEKGPVEVQRAAHAFNAMQARIQSYIKDRAQILASISHDLQTPITRMKLRVEMAEQPELRDKLLNDLDNMSRLVREGIAYARSSESLEETSLKLELNAWVNSIACDYQDIGKNVQFQASEARLPVVTRPQALRRVMTNLLDNALKFGERAVIAIDDSSTEEVVIHIMDGGPGIPEAELAAVLQPFYRVETSRNRDTGGTGLGLAIAAQLTAQLEGKLKLENRAEGGLDVSIALPRR
- a CDS encoding response regulator, whose protein sequence is MEHIDHILVVDDDRDIRELIVDYLIKSGYRATGAANGKEMRAVLDKQHIDLVVLDVMMPGDDGLTLCRQLRSGKHKDLPILMLTARSEETDRILGLEMGADDYVVKPFVARELLARIKAILRRFRTMPPNLQVTEAGRLVMFGEWQLDTVARHLIDPEGVIVALSGAEYRLLRVFLDHPQRVLSRDQLLNLTQGRDAELFERSIDLLVSRVRQRLNEDARTPAYIKTVRSEGYVFTMPVTIKEVNE